AGTAAACTCTACACGATTTCGACCAAAAAAAACTCTACACGATCTAATTGAAGTTGTGATTAGAACCAATCGGTGAGAATTTATACTTAGACGACTTAGGATAGAATTAATGGATCCAATTTTTAAACTAATATAAATATATTAGAGATAATGATAATTTTTAAAAAAATATGATGTATATAAAATATTTTCTATATTCTTTGATGATTTTCCTAATTTTGACGGTTGAATTTAGTCTGATCTTTTAAAGCTCTCAATACAAATCTTTCTCAACAATATTTTGTTCTGGTTTACGTTCCAAATAGATGTGTAGTGTGACATGTTCAAAATTGTACCAAAATTTTAACCAAAACAAAAATGCACAACTTTCATAGGAAAGTCTCTTTCACTTCTTTGTTTTTGTGGGTGGCCTCTTTCTGGCCACATCACATGCACGAGGATCGATGCTTCCTGCCTGACTCGATCATATCTTTTGCTTTTGCTATTTAAGTGATAAAACTATGATTGACCAAGCTTCCTTCATTTATACAATTGCAATCCTTACTAAATTATCAAAAAAAAAGACAGGAATAAATATTTCCTGTGTATATTACAAATATGGAATTGTACAATGGCCCTATTCTTATTCCTTCACCTTTTATAGTATTGATATTCTCATATAAATAATGTGGCATAAATAGTTTTTCATTTTTATTCAAGTGGGTAGTGTGGAAAAGCTATTTATCCACCACCCTCTCTCTCTCCATACCAAACAATTCTTTCTATTTTTTTCTTTACTTTTTGTTGCTGTAAAAAGTAACTTTTAGGCACTACAAATTAACACCATCTCCCTCTCCTTATCCCTCAAATCCATCTCCAAAGCCTCTCTCTCTCTCTCTCTCTCTCTCTCTCTCTCTCTCTCTCTCTCTCTCTGCTTCCTTGTTTTCATATAACAACAAAAACTCTTACAAAAATCTTCTTACAAAACTCTTAAGCCATGGCAACTGTTGTATACCAAGGGTTTCAGTCTCATTTTGAGTCTCAACACTTTGAGCCAAGAGCTCTAAGACTTAGACTCTCTTCTCCCAACAATCCTCACTCATCCACACCTCTCAAATCCCATTTCCTAGACTCATCCATCACTCCACAAGACAATATTTCTACCACTAAAGCTACCTCTAAGACAGAAAGTTGGAGCTTCCTCGAGTCCATCTCAAACTCGAGCTCTGATGACAAAGACAAGAAGACATTATTACCACCCTACGTTCATACTCCATCTTCTCGTAGAACTTTTAGTGATGAGAGCTTAGCATTGTGCACTGAAAGCCTCGGTAGCGAGACGGGCTCTGATGTCATTAACGATCAAGATTTGTTCTCGGTTACATCCGAGTTACAAACCACTGAAACTAGAACAACGACAACAAGAACATCACGACAAGATAGGAAGAGGAACATGATGGCTTCTCTTCCACCTCCTTTGACGAGTATGAGAGGTCTTGATAGCATTCAAGTCAAGTCTCACCGTGAGAATGGAAGATTGGTAATGACGGCCATGAAACCTCTGCCCCGCAATAGATGCTTACAGGACCGAAGTTATGGCTGCGTCCGACTAGCCATCTTGATTGATTCTAATGGCCATATAGAGACAGAGACCAGAGAAGGAGAAGAAGAAACAGTTGAGATATTGAGAGATAGCGAAGAAGAGATTCCACAATACGAGGAAGAAGAAGAAGTTGAAGTGAAGGTTATCAAGAACACTCAAAGATCAAATAGATGTCATGAAGGTGATCTAGAAAACAAAGGATTTCTAAATTGGGAATCTTTCTGTGTTGCCACTTCCTAATTAAAGAATCTTTCTGAAATCTCTGTGATCACAGTTTCACAAACTTTTTCTAATGCATTGTGTTTTTGTTTTTGTATAATCAACAACCTTTTTTTATCACTCTCTATGTTTAGAGATGGTATTAAATACTGGTTTGCCGACAGAAGGCCTTGATTGTTAATTTTATTTTGTCAACGACCTTGGTTACTGATTTAATATGTAACTAGGTAATAATCCGCGCAAAATGTGATTATTAGTTTCATTATTTTTTAATAAAGAGACATTAATCTGTTTAATCTGGATATCGGTTTGGTTTTAGTTTTATTTTTGTTTTTAATCTCCTAAAATATAACTATCATTTTAAATCAATATTTATTTGGTTTGTTCGGTTAAAATGTTTGATGTTTTTGTTTTTTTTTTATGTGATAATAAAAAAATACTATTATTTGTTTGTTTTCATGTTATGAATCTTAGATAGTTGTGATGCTGAATCAATGGTTTTATATTATAGTTTCTAAACGGATAATAGTTAAAAAAAGAAAATAAAATTATTAAGACAAATCATTTTACTACAATTTGGTCGATAGTGAAAGAAACATTAAGAAAAAGAATATTTTAACTTTCAAAAAATTAGATATTTCATTGTGGTAAATACTTAGTTATAAGGTGTTCACGTCAATATGCACATGTATGTGTACGTAAAAGTATATAAAGATGGTTGATAAATATATAAAGATGTTGTTAATTAATATTAAATGACTTTTTCAAAATAATACATGAAAAATAAAATTCTTAAAATAAAATTATTTAAAAACAAAAATATTGTAAAATTTATATAAACTATAATATATAACTTATATATAATTCTTTAAATATATGTGTATATATATGCATATAACAGATCAAATTGAATATTCATTCCTATAAATATTGATATTTGTGATTTATTTTTTTTACGGATATTGTATTTTAGTATTTTATTTGCTTCGTAAAGTAAAGGATATCCGGATTTTCGGTTCGAATCAAAATGGATAACGAATCGAATAAAAATTTATGAATAATTTGTCCAGCTCTATTCGTAAACAGTAAAAATAATGTAAAGAAGAACCATGCACGTGAGTTGTATATTAAAAAAATAAAGTACATAATGTGAACATATTTATGTAGAGTTTGGCTGAAAAATTATCTACAAGTGACATGTGTCTATTTTAGTGTGAACGCATTTATTACAATGCTTATACACGTGACATGTTTACTATTTAGTGTGAACGCATTTATTACAATGTTTCTCCTTTAATATATAAGGGACTATTTGAAGTTGTTTTATCGTATGTTAATATATGGTGTTCATATTAAAAAAATGGTTTGTCAACTAACTTGTAAATTCCATGTGTAATAAAAGATATAACAAAACCCAAATAATAGTTGTTATGTTTTTATTTACTATATGATACTTATATTAAATAAGGAAAAGAATACACCAAAAAAAAATCAGGTAATGAGATTACCGGAAAACAAAATAAGAGAGATTTACAGAAAACCCAAACTTTAAAGATTAAGGAAAGCGAAAACCAAATAGTAGTTACTTAATTTGCCGAAACTCATAAAATGAACCTGAATTTGGATGAAGAAAAATGATGCTCTCTCTGTTTTAGAAATATTATCGTCATAAGGTTTTATTCTTGTTTCACAAATAATACTATTGTTTTATATATTTAATGTAGAATTTTAAATAAAAATTAAGTTTTAACGTATTAAATAAAGAGGAAATATTTAGTATGTGAACAACGAGAAAAATAATTTTTAATGTGTGTAAGAACTTGTAAATGATATTATTTTTGAAATAAATAGAGTAGAAAAAATAGGGCGGAAGCACTTTGGTTGCAGAGCAGTGAACTGTCACTTAATATGGTTAGTAATTAAGATTCAAGGAAATGATCCGAAGGAAGTGGCAGACTGAAGATTTGAGCAGGACGACTGTACCACGAAATTGCCTTCATCATGGCACACATCACTTCCCTCTGTCTATTCTTGTTTGTTCCCCCACGTTTTCATCTTCTCGAAGTTGAATATTAACATATCTCTTAAGACTTTAATTTCGTATTATGATTGGACATTATAAAAGCGACTCCACTCCCTTCATTCGTCATTGTCTAAAATCTTAAGAAGCATTCATTTTCAATTTTCATCACAATTGGTAATATATTATATATTCTGGGAAAATGGTATATATATATATTATATAAATACATTTGGGAAATGATCTTATAAATCCTAGAAAAACAATACGAAATAGAAAAGGGGATAAAATACTAAACCAAAAAAATAAGGGACTATTGTTCCGTACAATGACGACGTCACATCTAACCAAAAGCTCTCCGAGTCTCCGCCTCTGGTCCCCTGAGCCTCTCTCTCTCTCTCTTAGCCCCACAGTCCACAAGATAAAAAGGCGTTTGGTTGAAAATTCGTTATTTTACACAATTGTTTTTTTTCTTAGTTTTCGTTTCAATTTAATTAATTTATTCAAACAAGGTATTGTTAACTTCATTAGAAAAAATAAAGACAAGAGGTAGACTAACCACATTAAATGAAACACCCGCCCCTTCCCCATTTCCAACCGGGGTTCCTAGGCGCGGGGTTTAGGACACACATGTCTACTTTTCCAACATCTCCGTGTGTCTCGTTTCTGGTCCCATGAGTTTCAGGTGCGTTTCCTTTCTTACTATTGACATTTCCACTTATAGTTCTGCAAAAAGGAAGAGGAAAAAAGAGAGGTGAGTATGAATACTCAGTGAAACGATTCTAGACCAGTCTCCCTCATGAGCTTTTATACTGCTCAATGCGAAACGAGAACCGACTAGTCACTACACCCATTTCTTAACTAGCTATTAAGGTTTCATTTCACGAAAAACAAGCATTGCAATGAACTCAATCATCACTCAATTCACCCAATTCGGTTTATTATTTAAGACTCCAGTCATCCTAGAACTCTAGGACCTACACAGCTCAAGCGGACCATTCCTCCCCTTTTCTTGTTGCGTTCCTGTGGAGCCGCCTGCCCTGGTACACTCGGCATCCGGTTCCTTGGATGTAGTCTATACCCTTTGCAGTGTATTACGGCCCCTTCCCGCCAAGACTCGACGTGACTCAATCTTACCGGCGCCTCTATTCTTACCCTGCCGTTTTTGAACGCTACGGCCGCCGCGTTTTCCCATACTCCCCACCAGTTCCTCGGTGGTTCGTATTTAATCAATTAACTTTTCCTTTTTCTTTTATTTCCTTTTTCTTTTATTTCCTTTTTCCTTATCATTTCCTTAAACCCTTAGACTCTTTCTTACTTTCTTTTTTTTAGACGCTACCCGTTCTCGGTGTCACACTCAATCCATTTAACATTCATTCATAGATATCCTATCATTCATCTATCCAGACCGGTTAACCTTTCTCTTATGATCCTACGTTCATTTCTTTCTAACCATTCTAACTCTCAATCACAAACCACAGATCTTCAACCAATCAAATAATCAGTCAATCATCAATCATCATTAAACCCGTTCGTGTAAAGTTCTTAATCAGTATGAGAGTCTTGATGCAATATGATCTATCATCCTAACAACAAACAGGATCTAATCAATCCTAGANNNNNNNNNNNNNNNNNNNNNNNNNNNNNNNNNNNNNNNNNNNNNNNNNNNNNNNNNNNNNNNNNNNNNNNNNNNNNNNNNNNNNNNNNNNNNNNNNNNNNNNNNNNNNNNNNNNNNNCGCGGCCACCACCACCACTCGCGGCTGCTCACGGCAAGGAGAGAGAGACGCGGCCGAGAGAGATAAAGAGGCGCGGCGAGGAGAGAGAGAGAGAGAGGAACGCGGCGAAGAGAGAGAAAGAAGAGAGAGACGACGCGGGGAGGAGAGAAAAAGAGTCGACGGCTAGGGCTTCTGATCTCCGGGCATTCTCTGCAGGGCTTTGCTTCTATGTTTCTGATGCGGGACTAAAAGGACGGGAGCTTGCTTTTCTAAGTGGAGAAAGGGTAAAACCCTAGGACTCTCTAGTTGGGCTGTAAAGAACCCATTAGACTTTAAAAGTTTTTAATTGGGCTGGTTTTGGGGTGTTACANNNNNNNNNNNNNNNNNNNNNNNNNNNNNNNNNNNNNNNNNNNNNNNNNNNNNNNNNNNNNNNNNNNNNNNNNNNNNNNNNNNNNNNNNNNNNNNNNNNNNNNNNNNNNNNNNNNNNNNNNNNNNNNNNNNNNNNNNNNNNNNNNNNNNNNNNNNNNNNNNNNNNNNNNNNNNNNNNNNNNNNNNNNNNNNNNNNNNNNNNNNNNNNNNNNNNNNNNNNNNNNNNNNNNNNNNNNNNNNNNNNNNNNNNNNNNNNNNNNNNNNNNNNNNNNNNNNNNNNNNNNNNNNNNNNNNNNNNNNNNNNNNNNNNNNNNNNNNNNNNNNNNNNNNNNNNNNNNNNNNNNNNNNNNNNNNNNNNNNNNNAGGAATCACAACTAGCCACTTCGAACTGGAGACTTCTGCTCCCCTTCAGGCTTAGGACCAGCCATGCGGCCACTCCCCGTCGACGACGCCGACTCCTCTTCCCACTCTGAGTCCTCCGATGGATCCTCTTCCACCTCTACGTCCTCCTCAGAGCTCGAGATGGCGACGACCCGACGAGTAAATGTCCGTTCAGCCTCCATTGCCTGACCGACCATCCGGTTCACCAAGGCGAATTCCCATGGTTCCAACACAATCAGCTTCCCCCGAATTTCTTCGCGGAGTCCTGCCTTGTACCACCGGCACCAATCCTCCGTTGTCTTGGGCTTGCATCTTTTGGCTGACTCCAGGAATTCCTCTGTGTACTCCCGGACTGAGCGCGGTCCCTGCCTGGCCTGCATCACTGTTCCACACCGACATACTCCGGTTATGTTCCTCAGGCTCTCTGCATCAATGCTCAGAATCTTCTTTGGACGCCCACGTTTCCTCGTTGGTACACTGTCCTCCATCCTAATCGGTCCCGGACCTTCCCTGGTTGGCCCCGTCCGGCTGCTCCGCGAACTCCATTTCCTCTTCGTCTGGGAAGAGTGCAGGTACCATGTCACCCCAAGCGTCACAGTAGGGCTTGCGGGCGTACGCCCTTGTCCCTTTTGGTCCATAGCGCATGCGTCTTTCTCCGAGCTCGTGATGCACTGGTGAAGACATCCTGCAGCATAAAAACAAAGACCTGATCAGAATGTAATAGTAGTCATGCAGAGATGGCAGTTTTTCAATCATTTCTCAAAACTAGTGCTGCTTCAGCATTCCATGAAATCTCATCCACGGTGTGGTTCTTATCGTCCCTTTTTACCCTATGAAGATCCCATATCCTTATTAGCATTTTGCATTCCGCTCCAAGATAACTCTCCGTCATCCTTTTTACCCCAAAATGATCCTCCATCATCCTTTTTACCCCAAGATGATCCTTAGCTTAGTTCTCTCAATCTGAAATCGGGTTTTTCCTACTGTCGCCGGTAGTCCCTTGGCCGCCCTGGTTCGCCTCTTCCTCATCGGCGGGCCCACGCCATGGTGGTGGGACCCACGCCCATATATTTATATATATATATATATATATATGTGAAAACGAGTTTGACTGTTATATCGGAATGCCAGAAGTCCATTTCTTTGCAGAGTTAAATTCCTCCGTGAAGCTGCGCACGCCTCGGCCTTGCGTCCGTCTCTCTTCCCCCGGCCTTCCCGGCCCGGTGTGGGGCGGTGTCGCCGGCGAGACGTCTCCTTCAGCTCGTAGGTCCGACTTTCCATTCCCCCTTAACTTGCCGTGCTAGGCGACTAATCCCTCTGTATACTTGCCTTACAACTCCTTTTTACCCATTCCTGAACCTCTGAAACTCCACTACACTGCGGTACGAGGACTTTTTGTTGACCTGATCTTGGCCGGAGACTTTGAGCTGTTCGAATTTTCCTTCAACGTTAGCTATGACGGTCTATCAGAACTACAAGGGAAATGGGCAATATCGGAAACGCTGATCCCTTAAGTTAGTATTAAGGGACCTTAACCTGGCTCTGATACCAATTGAAACACCCGCCCCTTCCCCATTTCCAACCGGGGTTCCTGGGCGCGGGGTTTAGGACACACATGTCTACTTTCCCGACATCTCCGTGTGTCCCGTTTCTGGTCCCATGAGTTTNNNNNNNNNNNNNNNNNNNNNNNNNNNNNNNNNNNNNNNNNNNNNNNNNNNNNNNNNNNNNNNNNNNNNNNNNNNNNNNNNNNNNNNNNNNNNNNNNNNNNNNNNNNNNNNNNNNNNNNNNNNNNNNNNNNNNNNNNNNNNNNNNNNNNNNNNNNNNNNNNNNNNNNNNNNNNNNNNNNNNNNNNNNNN
The DNA window shown above is from Brassica oleracea var. oleracea cultivar TO1000 chromosome C3, BOL, whole genome shotgun sequence and carries:
- the LOC106332571 gene encoding protein FANTASTIC FOUR 4-like, producing MATVVYQGFQSHFESQHFEPRALRLRLSSPNNPHSSTPLKSHFLDSSITPQDNISTTKATSKTESWSFLESISNSSSDDKDKKTLLPPYVHTPSSRRTFSDESLALCTESLGSETGSDVINDQDLFSVTSELQTTETRTTTTRTSRQDRKRNMMASLPPPLTSMRGLDSIQVKSHRENGRLVMTAMKPLPRNRCLQDRSYGCVRLAILIDSNGHIETETREGEEETVEILRDSEEEIPQYEEEEEVEVKVIKNTQRSNRCHEGDLENKGFLNWESFCVATS